CGACAGGCCCAACGACAGTACCCGCTCGCAAACGGCGCGCGGGCTGCCGAAGGCCGGGGCGATGAAGTCGGCAGCCAGGCCGCGCAGGTGGGCGCTCTGATTCGAGCCGCCCACGAGCTTGTTCACGGCGGGCGAGCGGTAGCCGCTCAGCACGGTGATCGGGCAGCCCAGCGCGCCGCGCAGGGTCTCGAGCCACTGGGCCGTGCGGCGCAGGTTGCGCACCTGGGTGGCCTGCGGCTCGTTGCGCAAACCGGCCCGCTCGCCCGACGGCGAAATCACCAGCTCCGAGAGCCGGAAGTGCGGGGCGAGCTGGATGTCTGGGGGTGGGGATTCGGGCATGCAGGCATCGTCGATGCCCGCACCGGTTCGGGAAAGAGGAACCGGTTCAGTGTGGGTGCAGGTGGGGGGCGCCTATCGACTGGCTGAGGCCAGCAAGCCGCGGTAGGCCGCCCAACGGCGCGGGCGGGCGCGCCATCGAAACCAACGACCACGGCAACAGGCCCCACGACATCGCACGCTCAGATTGAGCTGCCCAACCGGGCCATTGACTTCGACTTGCACACGCCTCTCCTGCGGTTATTTGAGGCGGGAGTGTGCGGGGCTTCAGCGACCGTTCATGCCGACCGAAGGCGCCCAGGGGTGGAGCTGCGTCAATTTTCACAGCCGGCCGACGGGGGAGCCCCTGGCTGTGGGGGAGCGGCGCCAACCCGATGTGCTTGAACGCGCAATGGCGCCGACGTGTCGCGGGCGGAATCTGAATCGACTACTCGACCTGCTCCGCCGATTCGCTCAACGAGCGCTGGTATTCCTCGTACATCGTGGCGATGCGAAAGATGTGCATGGTTGCAGCAAGGACCGAGGTCAACGCATACAGAAACAACCCATATCCGATCGCTCCGCCAAGTACGTTCAACGCTGGCAAAACAGCCTTGACTGCCGGTGGCCAGGCGAACTCGAACCACCACGCCTCGGCGAGGATCGCGCAGAACAAGGCAAGCACCTGCACGATGATGAAGTGGACGAACGTGGAGCAAAGACCTACATAGACGGTGTGGGTCTCCTCGCTCTCGTCGGGCTCAGCAAGCAGTTGACGAAATCGCTCATCGCCAAACCCGATGAAGATCGCAAATCCACCTAGCGTAAAACCCAGCAGGTTTGGCAGCACACCGATCGACTGCTCCCACCAACCCGCGTTGATCCACGTGTTCGACGTCGCCACCAACAACACGATCGAGAAGTGCAGGTACGGCGAACGCAGCAGCGCCTGCAATCCACCGTAGGCGCCCCA
This portion of the Leptothrix cholodnii SP-6 genome encodes:
- a CDS encoding D-Ala-D-Ala carboxypeptidase family metallohydrolase, with protein sequence MPESPPPDIQLAPHFRLSELVISPSGERAGLRNEPQATQVRNLRRTAQWLETLRGALGCPITVLSGYRSPAVNKLVGGSNQSAHLRGLAADFIAPAFGSPRAVCERVLSLGLSFDKLMFDQLIYEGSWVHVGLAEVGAPMRNQVLTAVFAKGVPTQYRAGLV